One Mya arenaria isolate MELC-2E11 chromosome 5, ASM2691426v1 genomic window carries:
- the LOC128235927 gene encoding uncharacterized protein LOC128235927 codes for MPAKKKFKKSDKCKTPMTASDEVPQITKRSIVRGSACCHGASGTVGAKDGSGSGGSKQQHSPENCSVDVLEPRNVSPMMSGNDSTVVGKESCDSVHDDASDVHDSTDGGETQEDVTQNTKPKSKTKKPRNRIVIISEEDQDKIREFLLANDFLYDKHRDQWRDTQSRERKWEELSELIGRDAKDIKQWYQSTRSKLSEIKNKKVTPSGSGFEVEGVTDKARRLWERFQFLLPHIGAVKSRTVCSIKQKRAARLHVQLPDLDDEGQTNRVVPTQEAEEDVSAADASLERPNSTPPISASSDPATCTRPPLVRDPKRAKVVDTAPDEGIQALVRCSQQLMVVGDNLARYLRPESTAQERQRQNFADMSANILRQLPEDLYMEASNRIWTVLQDVQRNAHARSDTQAPPQPQAPVTGRPMSYQQPQWQPDPSQWTSNPPQASVWGSMGCNYIRQTHPGYLQGQSQSQEQSAPRQTPTFSQLAW; via the exons ATGCCtgcaaaaaagaaatttaagaaATCCGACAAATGCAAGACCCCCATGACTGCCTCTGATGAGGTCCCACAGATCACAAAAAGATCCATCGTCAGGGGAAGTGCTTGTTGCCACGGTGCCAGTGGTACAGTTGGTGCTAAAGACGGAAGCGGTAGTGGCGGATCCAAGCAGCAGCATTCCCCAGAGAACTGCTCAGTGGATGTCCTTGAACCTCGTAACGTCTCTCCTATGATGAGTGGGAATGATTCTACAGTAGTCGGCAAAGAATCCTGTGATTCTGTTCATGACGATGCCTCTGATGTTCATGACAGTACGGATGGTGGAGAGACACAGGAAGACGTCACTCAGAACACCAAACCCAAGTCAAAGACCAAGAAGCCCAGAAATCGCATAGT TATCATCTCCGAGGAAGATCAGGACAAGATTCGTGAGTTCTTGTTAGCCAATGACTTCCTGTACGACAAACACAGAGACCAATGGAGGGATACACAATCCAGGGAGAGGAAGTGGGAGGAGCTGAGCGAACTTATAGGCCGTGATGCCAAGGATATCAAACAGTGGTATCAGTCCACAAGGTCCAAGCTGAGTGAAATCAAGAACAAGAAGGTCACTCCATCTGGGAGTGGTTTTGAAGTAGAAGGAGTCACTGACAAGGCCAGGAGACTGTGGGAACGTTTCCAGTTTCTGCTTCCGCACATAGGTGCAGTGAAATCCCGAACTGTTTGCAGC aTTAAGCAGAAAAGAGCAGCCAGACTTCACGTCCAACTTCCTGACCTTGATGACGAGGGCCAGACTAACCGAGTTGTCCCCACACAAGAAGCCGAAGAGGACGTCTCTGCAGCTGATGCTTCGTTAGAGCGACCAAATAGTACTCCTCCTATCTCTGCGTCTTCAGACCCTGCCACATGCACGCGACCTCCACTTGTGCGTGACCCCAAGAGAGCCAAGGTAGTCGATACAGCGCCTGATGAGGGTATCCAGGCTCTTGTCCGTTGTAGTCAGCAGCTAATGGTGGTAGGAGACAATTTGGCAAGGTACCTCCGACCAGAGAGTACCGCCCAGGAGCGTCAGAGGCAAAACTTTGCCGACATGAGTGCGAACATTCTTAGACAGCTGCCTGAGGACCTGTATATGGAGGCATCAAACCGCATTTGGACTGTTCTGCAAGATGTCCAGCGAAATGCCCATGCACGCAGTGACACTCAAGCTCCGCCCCAACCTCAAGCTCCAGTTACAGGCAGACCCATGTCATACCAGCAACCACAGTGGCAGCCTGATCCCTCACAGTGGACCAGCAACCCACCTCAAGCCAGCGTGTGGGGTTCTATGGGGTGCAATTATATTCGCCAAACACACCCAGGTTACCTCCAGGGACAATCACAGTCACAGGAACAGTCAGCTCCCCGACAAACCCCAACATTTTCACAGCTAGCATGGTGA
- the LOC128235926 gene encoding putative nuclease HARBI1, with protein MALVDANYRFLWIDVGGHGHMSDAQIYNNSELSEMLEDGTIGLPPPEPLPNDDRDMPYFILGDDAFGLRTYLMKPFGRRGLEREKLITNYRLSRGRRVVENAFGILAARFRVLLTTMQQTPEIAATIVESCVCLHNLMRIRYPGLQQAQLDQEDDQHNLVPGAWRTNEMLTAIQQVRGHNRDATDAKQQREYLSKYFNSAAGSVPWQDRMVN; from the coding sequence ATGGCTCTTGTTGATGCCAACTACAGGTTTCTGTGGATAGACGTCGGAGGTCATGGGCACATGTCAGATGCCCAGATATATAACAATTCAGAGCTCAGTGAGATGCTAGAAGATGGAACCATTGGCTTACCACCTCCAGAACCTCTTCCAAATGATGACCGTGATATGCCTTACTTCATTCTTGGTGACGATGCTTTTGGGTTAAGGACCTATTTGATGAAGCCCTTTGGAAGACGCGGCCTGGAAAGGGAGAAGCTCATAACCAATTACCGGCTATCTAGAGGAAGAAGAGTGGTCGAAAATGCATTTGGCATCCTGGCGGCCAGATTCAGAGTGCTTCTCACAACTATGCAGCAAACACCGGAAATTGCTGCAACCATAGTTGAATCGTGTGTGTGCTTGCACAATCTAATGAGGATTAGGTATCCCGGCCTACAACAAGCTCAACTGGACCAAGAGGATGACCAGCATAACCTTGTTCCTGGAGCCTGGAGAACGAATGAGATGCTGACTGCAATCCAGCAAGTAAGGGGCCATAATCGTGACGCAACCGACGCCAAACAGCAGAGGGAGTACTTATCCAAGTACTTTAATAGTGCAGCCGGGTCTGTGCCTTGGCAAGACAGAATGGTAAACTAG